The Candidatus Binatia bacterium genome contains the following window.
AAGACAGAGGGCCTGTGGCCGGAGCGTTCCGGAAACTCCTCGGCGAGCATGCGATTGTCGAGGTCATGGATCGCGAGCGCGCCGAGAATATGGTCGCGGTGCAAAACCGTGCGCCGGCAGCGCTGGTGTTCCCCCCCGGTCTGAGTCGGCGCTATCTTCAGGGGCGACCGAGCGTGGTGGAACTGCTCACGGACCCCGCGGAACCCGAAGGAGTGCAGGCGGTCAAGGTACTGCTTCTGCTGATGGACAAGGAAGCGGCAGCTCTCGCCGATCCCCTGACCGACGATATGATGGTGATCGAGGAACGTAACCTCACGGGAAACCGCACGGCGATCTCCGATTTCGAGGCGAACGTGCCCGGCTTCACGATCATGTTCACGCTTCTGGCGATCATTTTTGGTGTGTCGATGGGGCTGCATGAGGAACGGGAATGGGGGACTCTGCCCAGATTGCTGGTAGCCCCCGCAGGCTTCACCTGGATTCTATGCGGGAAATTAGGTGCGCGTTTTGTGCTCGGGTTTGGGCAATTGGTCCTGCTTCTGCTTTGGGCCCATTTTCTCTTTGATGTGTCTCTGGGCCCGTCCGTGAGCGGTTTTCTCCTGCTTTCGGCAATGATCGTCCTTGGCTGCGTCACGCTGGGGTTGGTGGTGGGCGGGATCGCCCGGACCCGGGAGCAGGCACAATCGCTGGGCTTGGCCGCGATGATGATCTGGTCGGGGATGGGTGGCCTTTTCTGGCCGCCGGATATGATGCCGAATGGGCTGCGACTGGCTGCCGAGGGGTTTTTTACCACTTGGGCTATGCGGGGGATGAATGATCTCGTGCTAAGAGATCAGGGGTTGGCGGGTATCGCAGACACGCTAGGTGTCCTTTTTATATTCGGAGTCGGGACTCTTCTGATCGGTCTCTGGATTTTCAGGGTACGCCATAGCGCGCGTTAGGACGACGAGTTGGGCGAACACGGAATGTTTTCGAAAGGCGACAGGCAGCGAGCACTTGGAGCGGCGATGGCCGTGGTCCTCTGCCTTGTCTCGGTCACGTTGGCCTCGGCCGCACCGATCGATACCGAAGCCCGCGACGTCCGTCTCGAGAAGCGTTCCTTGCCTACATGGATTCGAGGTGCTCTGGCTGCTGCGCCGGAGATGGTCGTGGCGCGGAGCGAGGTGACCATTCGCGAGAGAGGTCTGGGGACGGCTCAGGCGGCGCGATTTCTCCCCGAGTTTCATGCCTTGAGCTTGTCGGGGGTCAGCAAGCGGGCCCGCGGCACTGTGAATGCGCCATTGGATACCGTCGATACCAATGCGTACGGACCGTTTACCCAAGTCGAGGTTCAATTCGTTCAGCCTTTGTTTACCTGGGGGAAAATCACCTCCAATATCGAGGCCGCTGCGCGAGCGGTGGACGCACAGATGGCGGCCGGCGAGCGCACCGGGAACGCGATTGTCGAGCAAACCAAGGAACTTTACTTCAACATCCTTCTTGCGCGGACCCTAGGGGGGATCGTGGCCGAGACCGCGAAGGGGTTTGATGACGCCCTCGAGACGGCACGCGAGCGCCGTGAGGACGGGGATGCGGATATTACGGAACTCGATATTCTCTACTTGCGCGTCGGGCGCGCAGAGATCAAGAAGCAAATCCCACGACTGGAAGTGAGCGAGCGCATCGCCCTGGAGGCGCTGCGAATTCTTGCCGGGGAACCCCGTCGGGATCCACTCGATGTCGGCGAGCGCTTTCTCGATCCAGTGCCGGCGAAGGTTCGGGAGTTGGCTTATTACGAGGAGCAACTCTTCTCGCAAAGTCCGCAGTGGAAGCAGCTGCAGTTTGGCATTGAA
Protein-coding sequences here:
- a CDS encoding TolC family protein — protein: MFSKGDRQRALGAAMAVVLCLVSVTLASAAPIDTEARDVRLEKRSLPTWIRGALAAAPEMVVARSEVTIRERGLGTAQAARFLPEFHALSLSGVSKRARGTVNAPLDTVDTNAYGPFTQVEVQFVQPLFTWGKITSNIEAAARAVDAQMAAGERTGNAIVEQTKELYFNILLARTLGGIVAETAKGFDDALETARERREDGDADITELDILYLRVGRAEIKKQIPRLEVSERIALEALRILAGEPRRDPLDVGERFLDPVPAKVRELAYYEEQLFSQSPQWKQLQFGIEAKSSQRDALEADYYPSFFLSGTFAYSYAPKRKRQLNPFAWDQFNYLRGPGGVLGIRWPLNFHLTEARVSAAQAEVEKLHAESRRARSGLELELQEAYDGVTQARESLEVLEDGRKAGRAILTLSVTNFDIGIGDASEILQALGNYARVSSSYYDSVRQYDMALAKLTRVTGEEVMVLEGILPGYRWVAEGSRRE
- a CDS encoding ABC transporter permease, encoding MIAVFWKDLRLILRDPWALGFALLVPIFVITVIAAALFSSGDDTPRITIPIVDEDRGPVAGAFRKLLGEHAIVEVMDRERAENMVAVQNRAPAALVFPPGLSRRYLQGRPSVVELLTDPAEPEGVQAVKVLLLLMDKEAAALADPLTDDMMVIEERNLTGNRTAISDFEANVPGFTIMFTLLAIIFGVSMGLHEEREWGTLPRLLVAPAGFTWILCGKLGARFVLGFGQLVLLLLWAHFLFDVSLGPSVSGFLLLSAMIVLGCVTLGLVVGGIARTREQAQSLGLAAMMIWSGMGGLFWPPDMMPNGLRLAAEGFFTTWAMRGMNDLVLRDQGLAGIADTLGVLFIFGVGTLLIGLWIFRVRHSAR